The Paenibacillus beijingensis nucleotide sequence CTCCATATAAAAATCGCGCAGCAGCGGATGTTCCTCATGACGCAGGAGCGAAGCGTCCCCCTCGAGCAGTTTGACATAAGCGTCGCGGGTAAGCGTCGCGCCTTCTTTGTTCACGTAGTCCCCGTATTTGCTTTTCCGCTCCAGCCGGATGATGGAATCATCCTCGTTATAGATACGGATTCGGTATTTGCGCCTGCCGAATATGCCGTCGTTTTTGTCATATAGGGCGTGATCCTGGGGACCGTCGAAATAAAGGCTGCGAATGTTGTACCCTTCCGGGCTCCTTGAGTTGGAGTCCAGAGGGAGCACGGCGGAAATACGCTGGCGGATCGTCAAGTATTCATGTATATGCAGGAAATATTTTAACTCGTGG carries:
- a CDS encoding polyphosphate polymerase domain-containing protein — encoded protein: MEFMGRKLRHELKYFLHIHEYLTIRQRISAVLPLDSNSRSPEGYNIRSLYFDGPQDHALYDKNDGIFGRRKYRIRIYNEDDSIIRLERKSKYGDYVNKEGATLTRDAYVKLLEGDASLLRHEEHPLLRDFYMEITQRGFRPAAIVDYIREAYVYPYGNVRITFDKKLSAGIGSFDLFSPHLVLREALDTSRTILEVKYDRYLPDAIRSLAAPSTSNRSAISKYVICREAAMLHFKP